The DNA window GTTAACGCTCAAAGCAGGTGGAAACACAATGGCTGTATAAGTAAAGTAATGTACAcagataatgtgtttttttaatccattcagagacaagaaatataaaaactagATGTTGTTCAGTGATTAGCCTGTTGTGTGTCAGACAGCTTCTTGGtgggaaacacaaacaaactgagatTGAACAAACAGTTAACAAGGGGTTAATAAGTTATGAGCTGTTGGGAGGCTGATTCAGTTACTTCAGATTCATGGCAaagtgttttcttgtgtttacaGTCTGTCAGCTAAGCTAACTCAGCTAGCTGCTAGTACACATTTAAGCTAGGTATGAAAGTGTTGTCAGTTTATCTTAGTATTGGCATGAAGGTAAATACACATAATGTCATTCATCATGAACTTTTCCTTAAATGTAGTGATGCAACATGGAAAGGTGGTTGTTATTATGAACTAAGAGAGGACTTTACACAAAAATGTAGTCATGGATTCATTTTCACCCAATCCTttatctgtgtctctttctcctttGCCGCCACATTAGAGGGCAGAACAATGGTCTTATCTGTTGGTCCCAGCACGACTGTGATCCTGAGCCGGGATCCCAATGAAGCAGAATGTGAAGTGTGCTCTGTGGACGGCTCCAGTCCAAACTGCAGCCCTACAGAGAAGACTCTGACTAATGTTGAAGCGCTCTCTCTTGAGTTCGGCTGTTTGAAACCTCAGGATGTGTACAGTGTGAAGATGAACAAGAAAATAGGTAAGAATGTAgactgcatttcaaaataaagttcacCTATCAAACCAAAATCaagcaggaagtaaagtacTCGGCTTAAGACgatacaaaaattcaaaataaaagcctatgtgattaaaaaatatgGTTAATCGTGCTTAATTTAGATATTAATCGAAACTAAAGAACTGTTATTGTTTGACAGCCcaattaaatatattaaaaactcTGAAATGTACAAATGTTCTACATATACCGATACATTCAGtacatttattatttgattttcattttggtTCTATTTGTGTATTGAAGAGTGATTTAAGCAATTGATTGATatctttaacatttttcttttttgtctctcagCATGCACACAGAGCTCCTGCACTCATGCTGCAGGAGATGTTGAACCCAACCTCTTCAGAGACTTTAAAAGATCCATCACATGGGACATCAGTGTACCAGAGAGGACTATATTATCCTTGGACTTCCCTGGTGACGGATTAAAGGAGATGTCTGGAGCAGAAAGTTGCCAAGATGGGTTTCAGTACTCAGTGATTACAACTAGAAGTGACGGAACAATCAAAACCAAAAACTACTGTAAAGGCGGCGCAGTGTCTCACCTGGAGCTGCTCGGAGCGACAACTGTGGCTGCAGAGGCGCCAAAAGATGGAGAGCTGGACTCATCCGCCTTCACTGTCAAAGTAACACCAAGAGGCAAGTGTCTGTTGTTTTCACACTGTTCactacagaaagaaaacacatcaataCTTGTGTACAgaacaaaagagacaaaaagatgCTTCTATGAATGTCTCTAAAGGTCTTTCAGATTGCTCTTTTCTATTTTCATGGCCTTGCAGTTTGTtggaagttttatttttcaggcaCAATGCTCGTTTTCtgaaggtgaagaaaaaaagataagtgAACTAAATATATAGAAAGTATAGAAAGCTAACTCTTACCTACTGTCCCTACTGTCCCTGGCAAAATGTTGAATGGACACCCTTatatcaaataaatataaataaattacattttgaatatttgcaaAATAGTGCAGTGGTGTTTAAATGAGTATAACAACagctgttttaaaagaaaaataaagagatgtTATACTAAACAATACGCTAAATGCTAACTTTGGCAATTAGATGAACATGCAAAATCCCACCACTTCATTCCAAAAAGTCTACATAACTACGAATCTACATAAGATGGACCAACtaaatgaaatatgtttaactgttaatatgaatttaaatgtaacaatatctcttttctttctttatttattatgcatcctttattaatcccacaaggggaaattacttttaccctctgtctttgtttcctcttcaggTGGCAGAATGATGTATGTGATGCCGGATCCTAacaccatgatcatcatcagAAAGATGAGTGACGAGCCTGAGTGCAGCGTGTGTGAGAAGAAAGAGCCTTCATCGATATGCCATCCAAGAGAGCTGACGCTGAACGTTCCTGGCAACACCTCTGTGGAGTTTACCTGTCCACAGCCTGAGGATGTCTTCAGTGTGGAGATCAACAGAGAAATTGgtgagaaaaaggaagaaaaaagtaaagtattcaaactttttaaatttaCTGATGACCAGAAGACTCTGTCTGAAAGGAATCATTAAAAGGAAATGAATATACATTATCTTAGAACCGGgcaaaaaaacgttttaaaaaaagaatacatcaTGTTCAGAGTCATTGTATTTGGAGACCTGCACAAGTTAAGACGTAACCCAGTAATGTTCGGTCGCTTAGGACTGAGTTTAGCTTGCCAGGTTAGTTGCTACATAGGCATACTGTAAATTACAACTGCATTTTTTCACCTAGCTTATAATAGTCCTACAGTTGTTATGGTGTTTCTTTTTGAAAGGTGGGATaccttttgggggggggggggttgtcagCTGTGGTTTCTCAGCGTTACATTACATCGTTCAAAAATGTATGATTTGTCTTGTTGAGCGGAAATGGATGTTATTGCACTTAACCAGGTATTTCTTATTTATAATAATAGTCACAAGAGTAATTATTtctcattttgaaatgaaatgctgattattcttcattttcatgatttaaaatgcagctgtttaactCAAACTAAACTGAACTGATGTTGCTTATATGGTCTGTTTAactcaaactgaactgaactgaactgatgtTGCTTATATGGTCTGTTTAactcaaactgaactgaactgatgtTGCTTATATGGTCTGATTCCAGACTGCACGGAGACCTCCTGCTCAGGTGACATCGTTCAGGCAGAGTCCTCACTCTTCCCGGACTTTAACCGAACCTTCACCTGGGATCTGAAAGTCGTCTCCACTCGGGCCTTCCAGCTGGACTTCCCAGAAGTGGGCATGCAGCAGATTCCCAAAGAGGAGACCTGTCCGGACGGGCACACGTACTCTCTTGTTACTTATTTCCGAGGCCCAGCAACCATTGGTGTCTTTTGCAAAGGAGGAACTGTGACCACCATCCTGGCTCGGTACAAAGGCCGTATGTCCTTACAGGTACCTGGAGACAGAAAGCTGGATCCTGTCAACTTTAAACTCAAAGTTGGGCCTGAGACCAATAgtaagtttgttttgttgttgttgttgttccttcTCACATACACGTATCTAACATAATGTAAAAGATCCGATTTataacaaagacataaaaatgaaaggaaattaACAAGATTTTGGGCTCTGCGATACGGCAAAGAAAGTCAAAGTAATATTGAGATACTCATCAAAAGGGTTAAGATTTAATATCCATACATCGATATATCATGACCCTGACTTGTATGGTACAGTTATGTCATTGCTGGTGCAAAATAACGTAGATTAATAAACACAGATTAGTCTGGCAATTTGACTCACCTGGTCACTACTTCCTGATCCTCACATGGCAGTGACTCTGCACTTAACCCTTTTTAAGAGTCATTAAGTATTATCAATTTGATCAGATATCCTGATaaagttttatatttatatcaatCATTGCATATTTGCTGTGTAGTAACTAAAGATGCTCTGATTGCACTTTTTTGCCTGATTCCGATTTTTTCAAGATCTGACCTGCTGATacccattttctttctttaaagaacTACAATGGATAGgacaaaaataatcattttcaaacatttcttaaatggaaatggttttatgtgtgtgtaaatacacCATtagttcccttttttaaaagcttctaTGAATGGATATTGATGACTTCCTTTGTACAATATTCTCTCCTTGTTTCTCCCCAGTGCTGGCCATAGTGAAAGTCAACCTACCAAGAGGTGTATCAGACACTAACTTCATCACACCAAACTATCCCGATGAGTTCCCCGACAAGCAGCAGGTGCAGTGGGACTTCACGGTGCCCGGCATGCACAACTACACGATGCGCTTTAGTGACCACACGGCTCCAGAGTGCCTCAGCGAAGACGTAGAGGTGGAGTACCAGAAAGAGGGCAAGAAGGTGACCAAACTGACTCTGACGGATCCTCAGCCCAAACATCAACAGGGCAACTTCAACATGGTGCTGAAGAACTGTGAAACCAACAAGACGCTGCAGGGACTTACCCTGAACTACAGAGTGTCTTTAATGAGGAGTGGACATCCAGGTGAGGAGCTGCTCGTTTtgattatttcacttttttacactttgttttccAAGCACATTTCAGTTGAGTTTATACATAAAAGTAGAAATTTTAAAGCTTGTTGACATATTTGTCAAATGAATCACATAATGTTCGCCTCTGAATCAGTGGCGATCTAGAGTCTCTTGGGGCCCGAGGCAAGAATCAGTTcaggggggccctccaaccagcgttcatcaccatcatgtctgccagtgtcccgacacttactcctcttcctcttttttcctttttctctcattttgtcAAACTTTGGTATTCACAGTAATAATGCCTGCAACCATTAGCAGGGCGACAAGAGTaggtgctgtcagatgggggccccttagggaggtttcctactgtaattgtaaaatttgcacattttggtccactgctttggtttcagtttgtgagccctcaggggcccactgctggtctggggcccaaagcagttgcctgccttgcctgttgacaagcagcacctctacTCTGAATCTCTGAACAAAGCTTCAGATGAAAAATACCTCGGACACATGATCCAAACACTCCAAACGAGGGGtgtttgggggttttttttcaaacaaagatggaaaaaagaTAGAATTCAATGATTCAGTATATATAAATCTTTTCTGTTGtcatttcaatcatttttattccACAAATGACAGTAAGTCTCCAAAAATCTGATTGGTGACACATAAGGGTTCAACATTTAGGATGTGTGAATACTAACATTTTTGACAGACATgattttacataaaacatttggACCGGTCACAGCTTTTACTTGTTCCCTGGCCCAAAAGgaaagctgtgaaaaaaaagactatttaaaaacaaaaccgaAATGTTGTCCctccatgttgtttttctctcttagtCCTGTGCACAGTGGATCTGACTAAGCACAAAGGAGTGTCCCTGCAGATAGAGAAAGTTGGTTCTGATCCCTATTGTGAGATGAGCATTGACTCAAAGGTTGAAGAGAAGAtacatgtggctgcaggcaCCAAGGCCGGCCTGTCGTTCCTCGACTGCCCAAATGAAGAAATGCGGCTGACTGCCACTAAAGTTATTGgtgagatgtttttatttggcCCGTGTCTTGTGAATGAACAGAGCTTACCTTCAGGTGGATTTTATCACAAAGAAATATTTAAGACAGAAAATAAGTCAGACTACCAATTGTTGCCAAATGATTTCGATCATTACCAGGactttggtatttttttttatttcctaaatTATGGAAGTCagtaaatcaattaaaaattacccccccccccaaaaaaaccaaaacaaatagaAATGAATTATGATCTATGTTAtctcatctttgtgtttttctcatctcactctgCATTCTTCTGAACAGGTTGTCAAAACATGGCGTCGTGTTCTTCCACTCTCCTCACGGTTCCCAAACTGGATTCTTGTCTACAGATGCCCCTTCACAGCTTCACCTGGCACATCAACCCCCCCGAGGACGGCACGGTGGATCTGGTATCGCCCACAGGGAGTCTCCGACAGTCGCTGCCCGGCCAGGAGTGCAATCAGTCGCTCTCCCTGCATGTGTTGGAGGGCCACGGGTTTCCTGTCGGAGACTTCTGCTTTGACGGAGCCATCCCCAAAGTTCAGGTGCACTCCAACGTCTCCGTCACAGCCACAGTCCCAGACTTCAGCAAGACCAGCGGACCTTTTCTCAACGTCAGCTACAGTGAGGAGGTCCAAGGTAAGACATGACGGAGGTCTGCATACATCTGCAGATTATGTTAGTAATTcagaagttatttttattgaacagTTTATCTGACCAGCGCGCTCtataaacatttcaaattgttgaaattgtttttgaaataaatcgCTGACGATCACCGAGCAGATCAGgaacgttaagattggatctttatacgactcacactacaagatcaTCTGAGCAGATAATCAGTTCCGAGCAGTcttgagtcgggagcgacccCATGATTGTCGGAAGGAGGGATCTGACCTCAAGGTTTAGGTGCagcagttttaaaaatgttttctaattGTTGGTTAacattttgagtgttttatcaTTTCCTGAACTCATTCATCAGCAGCAAAAGAAGCAGAAGGATTGAACAAATAATGAACCTATCagggactgcagatgaaaaTTTGCCTGCATGGCTAAATCTGGCACATTTACATGTGTGACTTCGTTGCTCTTGTTAATTAATGTGCGTTGtcccttttaaataaagaaatctaaaatctaaaaaagtaGGCTTCCGCAAAAATGTTAACCTAATTTAAGGTAGAAATGCAAATGATCTGTTTCAACTcctaaaatatcaaaattaagCTGATTGTCTTAgtcttttgaaaaaagaagtaaatTCAAACGTTTTAAGGTCTGTGCCTGTTCATTGAAGTCATCCCCTGCAGGTTTAGAAAGTTACAATGGACACACTACATTTCCTCCATTCAATAGACCAAACTGTTAAAGCTTATGTCTGTTTTGTGAATTAGCTGCACACAATGTAAGTCAAGTTTTAATAATCCTGCTATATGCTGTCTAAACTGTAAATGTGGTTCAATAGAGCACATTTACTTTACATGAGTATTCCACACAGGGGCACTGTTGTACTACAAATGTTTGAGAGTACAGCACTAACACTCTGCATCATTTCCATGTCTTTACAGAGACCATCATTTACAATATAAATCCGACGATGTCGTCTCCGACCCTGCTGGCTACCCCCAACTGGCCTGGGGGCATGAGGCCTTCAGCCACTCTGTCCTGGATCGTCAATGTCCCGAGCGGCTACAAAGCacacctgcagtttgtcaaCGTCAGCCAGCCCAAATGCAAAGACAAGCACACCTCCATCGGGGTGAAGAAGctgggggtggaggaggagatgtttaGCCGCAGGGAGGACGAGCAGTTGGAGGACAAGCTGCTTGTGGATCAGAGTTTCTACCTCAACATGTCCAACTGTATTCCAGAGGAAGGAGACTTTGGTGCAGTGACCAAAATCGTTCTTGAGAAGTCATCCAGTAAGGAAATAGGAATCATTCAGGCCTTTGACCTCTTGTTTTAAGAAGACATAAACACCTAACATGAAAAGCTAAATGAAAGGACTTCATTCTTCTCTTCTGTTTGCTTCTACAGATTTGTTGGCCATTCTCCTGGGGATAGCAGGAGCTCTCTTACTTTTGCTCACAGTGCTGGCTGTTGTGGGCTTCATTACAAAGTGAGTTCACATGCAGCAAAGTGTCTTTGTTACATGTGAGAGTTTGAGTTTAAATAGAATGGAAAAAGGCTAGAGTCTTTGCTTTTAGTCTAAATTGGAAAAGGTGAGAACAAACGACATTACTGAGTCTTAAAGTGATAACTCCAGAAGAGTTTCATacatgtctccttttttttttgcgtttcCATTTTGGCCAGATTCCTGGACTTGAATCTCTTTTTCTAATTTTCCATAAATTAAGATATTGAGTTGGTCTTTGCTCGGTTCTTCAGTAGTGAGTCTGAAACAAGCCCAAATTTGTCAAAGATGATCATATTGTCAAAATAATaactgaatttatttatttaaaaaaaagattcaaacacaaacaaatgttttttaattattttttacagacTGGAAGttgaagaaaaagtaaaaagctttattgacattttatatttttcaatatttatttatggtgtGGTCAGTTTGATTTTTGCCTTTTAGCACTTTTTGTCACAACTAAGACTCCATGCTTATGTGTGATTCTTAGAAACATTTCCTGAATATGGGCTCTGTGTTTAAAGCACAATGCTTGAAGCATCACGTTTTAGATCTCAACTCATGAAGTGAAacttattattttgtatttttaaatccttGTCAACATCCTGGTTAAAGCTTTAGTCAACTCTTATTGTTTGTTTCCTGCCTTTGTCTTttcaaacagaaagaggaagaaagacaagATGAAAAAGGAGGCGGCCATCTACATGGGCAAAGGGAACATCTTCCGCCCAGGTGACAGGCACTTTAGCAAAAGCCGGTCTGACAACGAATCTCATGTCTACACTTCAATTGATGAGACGATGGTGTACGGCCACCTGCTGGCTGACGCCACCAACTCGGACAGCATCCAGGATCATTACAAAGGCATGCAGGTGGACTCTTATCAAACATTTACTGGCCCCACTGATGGAGAACTGCCTGTTATCAATGAGCCGGATAACGAGCCCGAGATGGACCATTTCAACACATTCCTGAACCCTTCAGAGACTTTCATCCCGTCTCGCCCGCGCACTCCCATTGAGCGGCAGGACAGCCTCGGCTTCCAGGACCGCAGAATGATGGACAATGAGCTGTACACGTTCAAGAGCACAGGTGATATGAACACTATCCAGCTCTCTGCTGCTCACATGGATCCACAGCCAACGATAACAGAAGATTCCCTGTAGTGTGTTAGGACTGTAATCGCACGATGGACCGCTGTTACTGAATTCTTGTTTGAGCACCAGGTATCCCTGGACTCTCCACATGTGAACTTCTGTGCCTCGATAATACTCAGGGAAAGAGAGTTCATGGAGCTCCTGAATGTATGATGTGTACATTGTCTTGTCAAAATCAGTAATTTCTGAGGGATTAAGAGTAGAAGCTGTGATCTTTTCAAAGAAGTCTGGTAATTTGGGAGATGTTTGCGCCCTGCTGAGAGCCCGATGAGAATATTATAGAAGTTtgataacatgtttttaactcAACCTTGGGGGTAGGCTACTACTTGTAGATGGTTTGTGTTAGTTTTTCAGGTACAGGCTAACTGTTGTCCCCTGTTTCTTGGCTTCACTTACTGATAAGCTAACCGACATTTCGCTGTAGCCTACTCCGCAAACATTGGTCATTGGTCAACATTGGTCCAGCTTTTCATCTACGTCTTTGTAAGAAAGCAACATAAATGTCTTagtatttctttcaaatttaattGGTTTAGTTTTATTAAATTGATGCACACATGTGGCATGATTCAGGCGCAAGGGGGGAAAAGGTGCAAGTACCTTTTGgtccatgttttaaaagtgtttttatattgtttactagttgtgtgtttttacattacctgtaaatacatttttgtttttgcaataaATTTTAGAAAAATTATCCAGTGAGGAAATGTTTACTTCTTCAATTACTGTCACTTTCAGTTCTGCATACTGGATTGTGAAAACACGTTCGACCACAAGAACTCTGGCCATAAAAAACAAGTGTGAAGAAGAAGGGTGTGGAAGACCTCAGACTACAGAGCTAAGCAGCCCATGTTTAGGCTACCATGGAGAAGTTTGTTTTACTGGAAACAACAAATGCAGAAGCCAGGTTTGCATAGTTGCACCACATTTCTTGCAGATGCTgggttttaaattaaacaagacttgttttgttcattgtctTTTAGTGTCGACTTTACTGGacttttccccccaaaaattTATGGGAGACAATTGTTATAGTTCTAGCTCATTATTTTATGGTAAATATGAAGGCTAACCCAAGCAGCTATagccactgaaaaaaaatactgttattAGGGGGAAATAGACATgcaaatgctttaaaaaatatatttatcttcTGGATCTTCTCATGTTACATAGGGTTGTTTAACCAATTTGGAAACTACATCAagttaaaatatgttaaatttCAAGGTACTGGCAGGCAAATACTTTTACTGCTGGACAAAGTATGCTAGCTGTTTCCCTCTGTATTTGGTCTTTGTGCTAACAGGCTTGCAAGCTGCTGGTGTGAGCTAGTGGTGTTAATCTGGTATCTAGCATAAATATTGTTCCTTTAATAAATGAAAGCAGAggagtggattttttttatatagttttTATAGTAAGTTGATGGTATTTTTTCTGGTAAGATGATTGATTCCATTTTATTGTATCTCTAGTAAATATAAGACTGGAAGTATAGCTGCCTTAGCGGTTAAGAAATTGAAAAAGCTAGCCTGGCTTTGTCCAAAGATTAAAAACCacctaaaaaacatttttttcatgaacaaattatATGTATTAAATCCCTGAAGTAACTTTATTTAGTGTTGTCACTTAAATTCACTGCTACTTGACAGGCAACACGTTTTTCAGAACTATCTGTTTCCCTCTAGTCTTTTTGCTAATGAGCAGATGTTAGCCGTCAAAATAGGTGGTTTCAATTTTGCATCAAGGTACTTCCTAAAATATTTCCTTCCAGAAATGACAGGAGAGGAATGGAGCTTATAGTTTattgataacttttttttttatcaggttaTAACGCAACACATTATAGGAGATTACAAGACGAGTAAACtgaaaacatctgacagaaaacaATTAAGGCATAAGGttgagtttatttttctctttaatgcAATATAATAATTTCCAGCTCAATGCGAGTTCTGTTGTTAAATACAGTAGATGGGAAAGAATGTCTGCGATTAAACCAGTGATTCTCAGCCAATGGGTTTAACTCCTATCATAGGTGTTGAAATACATTGGAATACTGCACCCAGTTTTTACATTTGTGAAAGGTGCCAGCACCAACACATACATTTTGTCATAGGAATGCTGTCATTTTCATTCAACCATTAAGTATATGTTTTAGAATTAATGGAACCATTCTaaccttaaaataaatctttgacaTAAAGGCGGGGTCATGGATTTCTTTCGGAAAAGACAAACAATTTTTCTAGACTGAAAGGCGTTCTTCTTGGTTTCATTGTGACCACAAAGAATGCAGTAAATGACACATCTCCAGATcacatgtctttaaaaaatactacTGTGACCTTTGGGCAAACATTTGGTCTCATTGCAACACCAgctgagaaccactgattttaaactctttttagAATAGTAGGCAAATTGGCATTGCATCAAGGGTACAGACTGAAAGCAGCTACAACCATGCGTTGTCTATGATGACATAAATGGAATCAAACAATGTTGAACTGGCAAACAGAGGGCTTCTCGTCACGACAGTTCTCGTCAGACCACTTCCCATTGGAGGCCACAGACAGGACAGCACAGTTATGGGACATCCCACCATCTGGCTGACGGGACTGGTAGTTGGACGTGTCCCAGTTTTGGTATGAAATGCTGAAGCCAGACGTATCCATCCAGGTGCCCTCGGTCACCATGTCGTTGACGCCCAGCCAGATCTGCTCATCAGGGCCGATGCTCTGGCGGATGTAATCTCTGAGCTGGTCATTCACATCGCTGGATGTGGGCGTGCCAAGGACACCGCCCATGGCGTTGCAGTCCTCACTGGCAGTGTGATAGCGTTTTCTCAGAGGGTCAGCCAAGTAACACTTGCCATGGATCTTTGTGCCTTTCAAACAGActgaagtgaaaaataaaaaggagcaGATGTTAGATGTATGTCATCAATGTTCATTGTCATGAAACAGGAGATAGTTCTAATAGCCTTTGTCAATGGGATTAAAAGCAGTCCTCTAATCTGTTTTTGAGACAGTTAATAAGCACAGTATGCTTAAAATAAATGGGCAACATGATTGCATGATAGGACTGGATATCATCTTGTGTTCTGGGCAAGAGGTCAGAAAGTGTATTCCATGTGTTTCCCAGATTAGGTATTTGCACTTTCAAAAACCACATGTATCCCATCCGTCTGAATCTTCCAGAAAAGCATACCTTAGACTTTGGACTCCAACATGGACACATATTTAGTTCTCTGAACAATGTAGCAAATGTTGTAATCCACTACAGACAGTTACTTGTCTAAGCCTGGAAGAAGTAcatcttgctcaaggacaccagCAGCTGAAAGTTCACTGATACAGGGGATAAAACCGGCTTAGTTTCCAAATCTAAATCTGATTTTATGCGATCGCTGCAATATTATCCTGTTAGGGGACCACCTggggcaaaaaaataaatcacgtTTGTCTCCCATTGCCCCTCCAGCCGTAAACCTGTGTGTCATGGTAATTTAATTTATCTAGGAAATCTAGGAAAAATTTGCTCAATGAAAATTCAAACCATGAAAAACCATTCAATAAATTCCTGATAACTATTATCCATATTGCTCTTTCTCCTCAGCAACATGATTTAATCTTTCTTACTACTTTTATTCTGTTTCCTGCTGACATGAAggactttgttgttttgtaaaaagcttttattttttttaaataaaaagttaatatCATTACTATTCAAAGAAGATTTTGGCAGAGCACCCCTCTTCAAGACTCTCTACAagctttattattataatgttcAAAAGTGGAGTTTACCTGTCTGCAGGGCTTGTTGTTCCTTCAGGAGGTTGAGCTCCTGGACGATGGCTTCGATCTGTTTCTGTAGCTCCTCAATGGCAGGATCCTTTGTTGCTTCTGATTGCAGCCACATAGAGACAAAAGGACATTTAAATCAGGTGTTATTTGCTTTGCATGCTCAGGGATTCATGAATATACAGAAATATGCTGCTTGAAGAGAGTTCATAAAAGAGTGCCTGAGATTATGCAGATTTCTGCAGATTGCCTTGTACCTTTTTTCAGTGGCTTCTTCTTCAGTGGATTCTGCTGAAACGAGTAGTTCACCAGTACCAACACTCCCAGCAGCGCACACACTCCTTTGAACTCCATGATGTGAACTTTAAGAATGACGCTGCTCCAGTGTGGATGCATGCAAtttattgctct is part of the Labrus mixtus chromosome 16, fLabMix1.1, whole genome shotgun sequence genome and encodes:
- the cdcp1b gene encoding CUB domain-containing protein 1; this translates as MRVLNTCALLGLVLLAVFDSSECVQTSVQPDKGSTVTLSSQLPLDQCLVCTVSGVNDTHTCHSSLSLVPEEEVKLLLDCPQPVEQAYNVTISRTIECTKDACSPATVQTQPSILSELTRTFTWELKAPEKTVVSLDILGDGLMEASQPCPDGFQYLVTTPQTNGRSQTEYCRGGSVTRLDLPSEAVVSLRVKPKAQVESVLFQASAGPLKGRTMVLSVGPSTTVILSRDPNEAECEVCSVDGSSPNCSPTEKTLTNVEALSLEFGCLKPQDVYSVKMNKKIACTQSSCTHAAGDVEPNLFRDFKRSITWDISVPERTILSLDFPGDGLKEMSGAESCQDGFQYSVITTRSDGTIKTKNYCKGGAVSHLELLGATTVAAEAPKDGELDSSAFTVKVTPRGGRMMYVMPDPNTMIIIRKMSDEPECSVCEKKEPSSICHPRELTLNVPGNTSVEFTCPQPEDVFSVEINREIDCTETSCSGDIVQAESSLFPDFNRTFTWDLKVVSTRAFQLDFPEVGMQQIPKEETCPDGHTYSLVTYFRGPATIGVFCKGGTVTTILARYKGRMSLQVPGDRKLDPVNFKLKVGPETNMLAIVKVNLPRGVSDTNFITPNYPDEFPDKQQVQWDFTVPGMHNYTMRFSDHTAPECLSEDVEVEYQKEGKKVTKLTLTDPQPKHQQGNFNMVLKNCETNKTLQGLTLNYRVSLMRSGHPVLCTVDLTKHKGVSLQIEKVGSDPYCEMSIDSKVEEKIHVAAGTKAGLSFLDCPNEEMRLTATKVIGCQNMASCSSTLLTVPKLDSCLQMPLHSFTWHINPPEDGTVDLVSPTGSLRQSLPGQECNQSLSLHVLEGHGFPVGDFCFDGAIPKVQVHSNVSVTATVPDFSKTSGPFLNVSYSEEVQETIIYNINPTMSSPTLLATPNWPGGMRPSATLSWIVNVPSGYKAHLQFVNVSQPKCKDKHTSIGVKKLGVEEEMFSRREDEQLEDKLLVDQSFYLNMSNCIPEEGDFGAVTKIVLEKSSNLLAILLGIAGALLLLLTVLAVVGFITKKRKKDKMKKEAAIYMGKGNIFRPGDRHFSKSRSDNESHVYTSIDETMVYGHLLADATNSDSIQDHYKGMQVDSYQTFTGPTDGELPVINEPDNEPEMDHFNTFLNPSETFIPSRPRTPIERQDSLGFQDRRMMDNELYTFKSTGDMNTIQLSAAHMDPQPTITEDSL
- the LOC132991657 gene encoding tetranectin-like; this encodes MHPHWSSVILKVHIMEFKGVCALLGVLVLVNYSFQQNPLKKKPLKKEATKDPAIEELQKQIEAIVQELNLLKEQQALQTVCLKGTKIHGKCYLADPLRKRYHTASEDCNAMGGVLGTPTSSDVNDQLRDYIRQSIGPDEQIWLGVNDMVTEGTWMDTSGFSISYQNWDTSNYQSRQPDGGMSHNCAVLSVASNGKWSDENCRDEKPSVCQFNIV